The Cellulosilyticum sp. I15G10I2 genome has a segment encoding these proteins:
- a CDS encoding thymidylate synthase has translation MNQVDKDYLAMCDYILKNGVFKGDRTGTGTISIFGHQLRFNLSQGFPLLTTKRVPFRLIVSELLWFLKGDTNVRYLLENNNHIWDEWGFQKWISSTDYTGPDMTNFGIRSTEDEDFNNRYQEQMNIYQEKVLSDDTFAKNYGDLGNVYGKQWRSWEGANGKTYDQIKWVINEIKTNPTSRRLLVNAWAVDSVYEGLMQLPPCHFCFQFYVLEGKLSCMFNMRSNDVFLGLPFNIASYALLTHLIANECGLEVGDLIYTGADVHIYSNHVEQIKLQMSREPRKLPTLKLNPAIKNIFDFDVQDIELLNYDPHPAIKAPVAV, from the coding sequence ATGAATCAAGTCGATAAAGATTATCTAGCTATGTGTGATTATATATTAAAAAATGGTGTTTTTAAAGGGGACCGTACTGGTACTGGTACGATCAGCATCTTTGGTCATCAACTACGCTTTAACCTCTCTCAAGGCTTTCCCCTTCTTACAACCAAACGCGTCCCTTTTCGCCTTATCGTAAGTGAGCTATTATGGTTTTTAAAAGGCGATACAAATGTGCGTTACTTACTCGAAAACAATAATCATATATGGGATGAGTGGGGTTTTCAAAAATGGATTAGTTCTACAGACTATACCGGTCCCGATATGACAAACTTTGGTATCAGAAGCACAGAGGATGAAGACTTTAACAATCGCTATCAAGAACAAATGAATATCTACCAAGAAAAGGTCCTTTCAGATGACACTTTCGCCAAAAACTACGGAGACCTCGGCAATGTCTACGGCAAACAATGGCGCAGCTGGGAAGGTGCAAACGGCAAAACCTACGATCAAATCAAATGGGTGATTAATGAAATTAAAACAAATCCAACCTCCAGAAGACTTCTCGTTAACGCTTGGGCCGTTGACTCTGTATACGAAGGTCTTATGCAGCTGCCCCCTTGCCACTTCTGCTTTCAATTCTACGTCCTCGAAGGTAAACTAAGCTGTATGTTTAACATGCGTTCAAACGATGTGTTCTTAGGCCTTCCCTTCAACATCGCCTCCTATGCACTGCTTACTCACCTCATCGCCAACGAATGCGGTCTAGAAGTCGGAGACCTCATCTACACCGGTGCAGATGTGCATATTTACTCAAACCACGTTGAACAAATTAAGCTGCAAATGTCCAGAGAACCCCGAAAACTGCCAACACTTAAGTTAAATCCAGCTATCAAAAATATATTCGACTTTGATGTTCAAGATATAGAACTACTTAATTACGATCCACACCCTGCAATCAAAGCCCCTGTAGCTGTATAG
- a CDS encoding alpha/beta hydrolase has translation MAFIQCSYYSEVLGFTANMNVCLPQDIPHKKGGYAIPPDGFPTLYLLHGLGDDHTIWSRKCAIDRYASTYGIAVIMPFGARSFYTDMVYGSPYYSYISEELINTCEAFFPLAKESNKRFIGGLSMGGYGAFKIALSQPHKYKAAFSLSAPLDIKKIHEYAHLLDLSYDIQLAFGGPEALHETPHNVFSLASRAVLQESKPSLYMCCGTEDFLYTDNASFKSHLDTLGYDVTYHQGPGGHDFYYWDPEVQLAMSWLNQQLGGNMNESSR, from the coding sequence ATGGCTTTTATACAATGCAGTTACTATTCTGAGGTGCTTGGTTTTACAGCTAACATGAATGTATGTCTGCCTCAGGATATTCCTCATAAAAAAGGTGGTTATGCTATACCCCCAGACGGCTTCCCTACGCTTTATTTATTGCATGGACTCGGAGATGATCATACGATCTGGTCCAGAAAATGTGCGATTGACAGGTATGCTTCAACCTATGGCATTGCCGTTATCATGCCTTTTGGTGCCAGAAGCTTCTATACCGATATGGTTTATGGGTCTCCATACTATAGCTATATCAGCGAAGAGCTTATTAATACCTGCGAAGCATTTTTCCCTTTAGCCAAAGAATCTAATAAGCGTTTTATAGGCGGCCTTTCTATGGGTGGCTACGGTGCTTTTAAGATAGCTTTATCACAACCCCATAAGTACAAAGCCGCCTTTAGTCTTTCTGCCCCTTTGGATATTAAAAAAATCCATGAATATGCCCATCTTCTGGACTTATCTTATGATATCCAGCTTGCTTTTGGAGGACCTGAAGCACTCCATGAAACACCTCATAATGTGTTTTCACTTGCCTCTAGGGCAGTCTTGCAAGAATCAAAACCTTCCTTATATATGTGCTGCGGCACTGAGGATTTTTTATATACAGATAACGCATCGTTTAAAAGCCATTTAGATACATTAGGTTATGATGTAACCTATCACCAAGGCCCCGGTGGACATGACTTTTATTACTGGGACCCCGAAGTTCAGCTTGCAATGAGCTGGCTTAATCAACAACTAGGAGGAAATATGAATGAATCAAGTCGATAA
- a CDS encoding cold shock domain-containing protein — translation MTGKVKWFNAEKGFGFIERDGGDDVFVHFTAIQGEGFKTLEEGQEVNFDIVDGNRGPQAANVTRA, via the coding sequence ATGACAGGTAAAGTTAAATGGTTTAATGCAGAAAAAGGTTTTGGATTTATTGAAAGAGACGGCGGAGATGATGTATTCGTACATTTCACAGCTATCCAAGGAGAAGGTTTCAAAACTTTAGAAGAAGGTCAAGAAGTTAACTTCGATATCGTTGATGGTAACAGAGGACCACAAGCTGCAAACGTAACTCGCGCTTAA
- a CDS encoding sensor histidine kinase, with protein MRTKYKLKKVNIAEMVVIYRYISLVATSYFYIMTMNEHSLGRKAFIISGMTITSIIMNYLYGQNKGEVQKISLLLLTETIGNSLLLILSGGVQSPYVWYVFNTVFVAAIEIGSYLSWINMFVYIGSIIFSREVLLLSDINAISGIVLVTGGLQIFVSYAKEIERKSSEIMYVNEQLKKSNMRVEETLEYVVKIYEAIHLFSSQNNSKSLIGLMLDYTTQVLNSEGALFIKVEEQSEGYSLYTRDLDEKLAQDIFQRILTGDEVQKDRNENWHLTMNNTNFAGISIKYSHKIFGILVVKNSEDLEKLSFIAQLSGMLFQQFSLEEMNDLLIVEQEQNRIANEIHDSVLQKLFAVSCNLFTISKMAHKMEKTQITEELNTNRKSINHAMTELRRTIYGLSSYKGGTNSFQDKVHSYIEEMKNLHNIKIELTTDGDNRQLTTKEQTSLYRVICESVANAIKHGKASIIEINLNMSYREIKIIIKDNGIGFDPKIIKTKETLGLGLRNMHYLAASLGGNMEIHSDPEWGTILEMSIQSREEEYIRKEIV; from the coding sequence ATGAGAACTAAATACAAGTTGAAAAAAGTTAATATTGCAGAAATGGTTGTTATCTATAGATATATTTCGCTAGTTGCGACTTCTTATTTTTATATTATGACAATGAATGAGCATAGTTTGGGAAGGAAAGCATTTATTATATCAGGGATGACTATTACTTCCATTATCATGAATTATCTCTATGGACAAAATAAGGGAGAGGTACAAAAAATAAGTTTATTGCTGCTTACGGAGACCATAGGCAATAGTCTGCTCTTAATACTATCTGGAGGGGTGCAGAGTCCTTATGTGTGGTATGTGTTTAACACAGTATTTGTAGCAGCAATAGAGATAGGGAGCTATTTATCTTGGATTAATATGTTTGTTTATATAGGGAGTATCATTTTTTCAAGAGAGGTACTGCTGCTTTCTGATATTAATGCTATCTCAGGGATCGTCTTGGTTACGGGAGGACTACAGATCTTTGTAAGCTATGCCAAAGAAATCGAGCGAAAAAGCAGTGAAATCATGTATGTCAATGAGCAGCTCAAAAAATCTAATATGAGGGTGGAAGAGACACTTGAATATGTGGTTAAAATTTATGAAGCCATTCATTTATTCAGCAGTCAAAATAATAGTAAAAGTCTTATAGGATTGATGTTAGATTATACGACTCAAGTTTTAAATAGTGAGGGAGCACTTTTTATTAAAGTTGAAGAACAAAGTGAAGGTTATAGTCTTTATACTAGAGATTTAGATGAAAAACTAGCGCAAGATATCTTTCAAAGAATACTTACAGGTGATGAAGTGCAAAAAGATAGAAACGAAAATTGGCACTTAACTATGAATAACACAAACTTTGCAGGAATAAGTATAAAGTACTCTCATAAAATATTTGGTATTTTAGTGGTGAAAAATAGTGAAGACCTAGAGAAATTAAGTTTTATAGCTCAGTTAAGCGGTATGCTTTTTCAACAATTTAGTTTAGAGGAAATGAATGATCTTTTAATCGTAGAGCAAGAGCAAAATCGCATAGCCAACGAGATTCATGATAGCGTGCTTCAAAAATTATTTGCTGTATCTTGTAATTTATTTACTATATCTAAAATGGCCCATAAGATGGAGAAAACGCAAATTACAGAGGAGCTTAATACCAATAGAAAAAGCATTAATCATGCTATGACAGAGCTAAGAAGAACTATATATGGTCTAAGTTCCTATAAAGGCGGAACGAATAGTTTTCAAGATAAAGTTCATAGTTATATTGAAGAAATGAAGAACCTACATAATATAAAGATCGAACTGACAACAGATGGGGATAATAGACAGCTTACAACCAAAGAACAAACTTCTTTATACAGGGTGATATGCGAGAGCGTTGCTAATGCTATCAAACATGGCAAAGCAAGCATTATTGAAATAAACCTTAATATGTCTTATAGAGAAATCAAGATAATTATAAAAGATAACGGTATAGGGTTTGACCCTAAAATAATAAAAACGAAAGAAACGTTAGGATTAGGCCTAAGGAATATGCACTATCTGGCAGCTTCATTAGGAGGAAACATGGAGATTCACTCAGATCCTGAGTGGGGGACGATATTGGAGATGAGTATACAAAGCCGAGAGGAAGAGTATATAAGAAAGGAAATCGTATGA